The Flavobacterium sp. CBA20B-1 genome includes the window TTGAAAAATCAAGTGAAGAGTTTAATTTCTTCTAGAAAAGGAGATTTTGAATCGTCGTTCAATTCTTTATTAAACAAAGCTGATGACAAAAAAGAAGATGTTATTGCTAGTTTAGAGCGCAAGTTGGCTGAATTAAAAGGACAAGCTTCTAATGCAGTTGATAAGGCAAAAGATATGACTAACAAGGCTGCAGACAATATCAAGTCTGAATTAAAGTAATTTATGGGTTTGAGTGAAGAACTAAAAAATAATCTTCATGAAATAAAGTCTGAAGCGAAAGCTTACTTAGAAACCAATATCGATTATTATTCGTTGTTAGGTTTCAAAGTATCAGCAAAAGCTACAGGCTTTATTTTAAAAATTTTTGCTTTAAGTTTATTTGCTGTTTTATCACTGTTTTTCTTGTCATTTGCTGCAGCATTTGCCATTGGAAAAGCTTTAGACAGCAACACATTTGGTTTTTTAATTGTAGGAGGATTCTATATTTTGGTTGCAATTATAATTTATAATCTTCGCAAATCAATTATTGATATTCCTGTTCTTAAAAAATTTTCTAAAATCTTTTTTGACTAGTGCTTATGAAAACAAAATACACCTCATACGAAGAAGTTAACAAAGAACTAGAGATTCTTAAACTTGAACGCGAAATCAGCATTCGGAAGATTGGAGTTAATGCAGAAAATACTTTAGAACTTTTTTCGCCTAATCGATTAATTACGCAAGGTTTAACTTCACTTGGCAATTCGGTTAAGCATTCTAAAGGCATTAAAACCTTAGTTTTATCAACAGTTTTTAAATTTTTATTCAACAAGATATTAAAAAAATAACACCGCTACTCAGCGGTGTTATTTTTTACTCTTCTGTAGAGGATTTAGAAGGAAAATCTGTCTGTGGGGGAAGATTTCTTTTTGGTTTATAATCTTTATCTTTCATTGACGATTTCTTCATTGCTTCGCCTACTTGGTTACTTGCCGTGAATGATGCCACCATATTGTTGAGCATATCACTACCCGCTTGTGGCGAATTAGGCAATAAGATAAGGTTTGAATTGTTTTCTGCACCAATTGATTGTAAGGTATCATAATGTTGCGTTACCACAATTAAAGCCGATGCTTCTTGCGAATTGATTCCTACTCTGTTCAATACATCAACCGACTCTACCAAACCACGGGCAATTTCGCGGCGCTGATCTGCAATACCTTGTCCTTGCAAACGTTTCGATTCTGCTTCTGCTTTTGCTTTTGCAACAATTCTAATACGCTCTGCTTCTCCTTCATATTCGGCAGCTGTTTTCTCACGATCGGCAGCATTAATGCGGTTCATTGCATGTTTCACTTGCACATCCGGATCAATATCGGTGATCAACGTATTAATGATATCATAACCATAAGTTACCATGGCATCGTTCAATTCGCGTTTAACAGCTATTGCGATATCATCCTTACGCTCAAAAACGTCGTCTAATTTTAATTTTGGAACTTCAGCACGTACCACATCAAAAACATATGAGGTGATTTGATCATGCGGATATTCTAATTTATAAAAAGCTTCGTACACGCGTTCCTGTACCACCTTAAATTGTACCGAAACCTTCATTTTCACAAACACATTGTCTTTTGTTTTGGTTTCAATAATCACGTCTAATTGTTGAATGCGCAAATTGAGCCGACCTGCAACGCGGTCAACAACCGGGATTTTCATTTGTAAACCCGAATTTCGGATAGATTGGTATTTTCCGAAACGTTCTATAATCACAGCCGTTTGCTGTTTTACAGTAAATAAGGAAGATGCAATTATAAAAATAATTACAGCAACAATAATGTAAAGTGTAAAATCCATTTTGAATTGTTTTTTTGGGAAGATATAAAAAAAACCTCTTTTTTCAAAGAGGTATAATTGCTATTTTTTAACAAAAGATAATTTAACGGTTCCCCCTTCTAAAAGGCTTAAATATTGTTCATAATCTGGAAATTGAGCTTTTATAATCGGTATATAAGCCGAAATATCACTTTGTATTTCCATTGATGTATCGGTTTGTGCAGTAATTGTTCCGTTTATTTGATAGCCCAAAACGTTTAGTGAAACATTGTTTCCGCTTTGTTGAAAAGCATTTGCATATTCTGTAACCGTACAATTTGCTGTTTCGTGTCTAAAAAACACCGCACTGCTGGTTGCAGTAAACTCTAAATAGTCTTTTGGACAGCTTTCTGTGTGTGGATAATCTAAGGTATATAAAGGAGCTATTTTTACCAATTGAATGGTTGTTGGTTCCCATTTACCTTGAGTACTGCTCACTGGTGGATCTTCTTTTTTATCATCGGATCCGCAAGAAGCAAAAAGAATGACCGAAGCAGCTATAAAAAGAAAAAGGATTTTTTTCATAATTTACTGATTTATATTGAAGTAACTAAGGTAACAAAAAAAATCCCATTTTTAGGGAATGGGATTTAGAAAAATTTAGAAAAAAATTGTTGTTGTTGATATGAAAAAAATATCATAATGTAATTAACACTTGGGCATTAGTTAATCACATTTCAAAGATAGAACTAATATTTTAATTACAAAATACAAAAGTGTTAAAATTATTATTTTTTAAAATTATTGATGGCATTGTGCAATCTTTGAACAGCTTCTTCTTTACCTAACAAGGAAATAATTTCAAACAAATCAGGACCTTTCATGGCTCCAACCATCGCTATACGAAGAGGTTGCATAATTTTGCCCATTCCTAATTCGTTTTCCTGAATCCAATTTTTCACAGCCGTTTCAATTTCTTTTGCTTCAAAAAATTTAACATTTTCTATCACAGAAATAATTTGTTGCATGAAGTCAGAAGTATCTTCTTTCCAATTTTTAGCTGCTTTTTCTTCGTATTTTTTAGGTGTAACAAAGAAAAAATCGCTTAAATGAAACAGGTCAGTAGTTAAATTTGCACGATCTTTAATTAATCCAATGATTTTTTCGATTTTATGATCGTCAACTACAATTTGTTTTTCGTTTAAAACCGTTTTTAAATAAGGCAATAAGTCTGCGTTTTCTTTTTCAATGAGGTATTGATGGTTGAACCATTTGTTTTTTTCAGGATCAAACTTTGCACCCGATTTATTTACACGCGATAAATCAAACAATTTGATTAATTCATCCATTGAAAATAATTCTTTGTCGGTGCCATCGTTCCAACCTAAAAGTGCTAAAAAATTCACAACTGCTTCCGGAAAGAAACCTTGTTCCCGATATCCCATTGATTTTTCGCCAGAAGCTGTTTCCCAATCTAACGGAAAAACAGGGAATCCCAATTTATCGCCATCTCGCTTAGATAATTTGCCGTTTCCTACGGGCTTTAATATCAATGGTAAATGTGCAAATTCGGGTGCATCCCATCCAAAAGAACGATACAATAAGTAATGCAATGGCAAAGAAGGCAACCATTCTTCTCCTCGAATCACATGTGATGTTTGTTGCAAATGATCATCCACAATATTGGCCAAATGGTACGTGGGCATACCGTCAGATTTATAAAGCACTTTATCGTCTAGCAAACCGGTATCAAAAGTAACTTCTCCCCGAATCATATCGTTTAAAGTTAATTTTTCATCGATGGGCATTTTAAAACGAATCACATACGGATCGTTGTTAAACAATCGTGCTTCTAATTCTTCATTGGTCATATTCAGCGAAGTGTTTAAAGTTTCGCGAACCGAATGATTATAAATGAAAGTGTTACCGTTTGTTTCGGCATTTTTTCTAAGGGCGTCCAATTCCTCAGAAGTATCAAAAGCATAATAAGCAAAACCTTTATGAACTAAATCAAGTGCATATTGTTGGTATAAATCTTTGCGATCGCTTTGGCGATAAGGTCCAAATTGTTCGTTTACGCCTACGGTTTCATCGGGTTCAATTCCCAACCATTTTAAAGCTTCAAAAATATATGCTTCCGCACCTGGCACAAACCTGCTTTGATCGGTATCTTCTATCCGCACATAAAAAACACCTTGGTTTTTCTTGGCAAATAAATAATTAAATAGCGCAGTTCGCACACCGCCTATATGCAGCGGACCGGTGGGACTTGGGGCAAATCGAACACGTACTGGTTTTGTCATCTTCTTCGTAATTTTTTCCAAAGATAAAAAGTTGTTGGCGTTTATTGGTACATGTTTTTTGTTTTTATTCGTAGCTTTAAGAAAAAAATTTCATTTTCAGACTTCCTTCTCGGCTCTAAAACTTGTTCAATTCCCCATTGGCTTAGCATACTGAAAAGTGGTCGTAAACTTTCGCCTTTTTCCGTCAAGGTGTAAATTCCTTTCGGTGGTACTTGTGCAAACACTTCACGGTGTAAGAAGAATTTTAATTTGCTACACTTCACTCCATCGGCACATTCGTTGACGAAGTGGTTGCTCGCCATAGCCTTTCGAGGTTAAACGCGAAGCACTGCTATCAATAAATTAAAAACCGCATCAAATATAAAACTGATGCGGTTTTTTGTTACCAAAAAAAGCTTAATAATAGTAGTAATCAAAAGTATTGAAAGCTAGAAAGTATTTAAGTGAGCTGCAAATACTTTTCGCCAGTTTTTTATAGTATTTATACTCAATTTAAAGTGGGCAGCAAGTTCCTTATTATTTATTTTTTCTTTGTGCTGGTACTTTAGAATGCGGAGTATAGTCTGTTTGTCATATGCTTTATAACGCTGTTCAGAAAAATGCTGTTCTGTTCTATTGTTATTAAACAATAACTCGTTCAACTCTATAACTTCCAATGATGTAAGTATATCTTTTTCTCCAAAAAAATCAAATTCCTTTAATCTTTCAGGAAATCTCTTAGTAATTAAATCCTGATATATCTTACTATAATTGGGTTTTGAGATTACTTCTTGTGTTTTCTTAACCATTTGAACAATGTTGTTTTTGGAATTCTATAATCTTTAATGATTTCTGCTGGTGTTTTTTGCTCCGTTTCTACTAAATCAATTATAAACTCAATAAGTTCTCTTGTATATACGTTTTTATTAAAAATTGGAAGAACTTTTGTCTTTCTATTATTTTCTTTGTAATTAATACTTGCAGGCGGTGCATACAATACCATATGATTAGAATAAATTCTAAAAAAAGTCATACTTTAATAGCTTTGATACCTTTAGAAGTGTTTCTGTGTTAATACTACAACTTCTATAAATTTCTAAAACATCTTGTTCTTTTAATTTAAGAAAATTACAAATCCGTTCCGTTGAAATATTTAATTCATTTAGACGCGCTTCTATAAGCTGACCTATAATTATATTCTTAAAATTGAATTTCATTAAAATATAGTATGGTATTCTATAATCTTAAACACTAAAAAAACAATCTCTTTTTTATTTTATTGAAAAAATATACAATTCATCTGTTTAAATAACCTGAGTTAGGTATTCTTTTTCTATCTTTTCCTTAGATATAAACTCAGACATTTTTGATAGTCTTAAAAAAATACGCTAACTCAGGTTAAAAAACTCAAGTAAAAAAACTCAAGTAAAAAAATTCTTACATCTCCACAATAATAAACTCTGATCTACGGTTGGCTTGGTGTGCTTCTTCGCTACATTTCACGCCATCGGCACATTCGTTGACTAATTGGCGTTCGCCATAGCCTTTCGAGGTTAATCGTGACGAACTGATGCCTTGGTCAATCAACCATTCTCTGGTCGATTTTGCGCGGTTCTCAGACAATCTGTCGTTGTACTTGTGCGATGCACGGCTGTCGGTATGCGAACGAATATCGATTTTCATCGTTGGATATTCTTCCAATACCGCCAATACTTTTGCCAACTCTGCTGCTGCATCCGGACGGATGTTGTATTTGTCTAAATCAAAATAAATAGGATTCAGTTTTAATACTTTAAACAAGTCGTCGCCTACTTTTACAGGGGTTTTCGCCGGTTCCAATACAATGGTGTGCTCGGTTACACCGCTTTCATTGGGCAAAAGCACCACGTCTTCTTGGGTCGTATAGCCTTCTTTTTCCGCTTTTAAGCGGTAGGTTTCCCCACATTTGAACGTGTTGTTGAACACATAACCGTCGTTTTGGTAGCGGTTGCTGCTTTCTAATTCGCCGTACAAATTGTTGTAAAGCGTTACGTTGGCATCAGTGATAATGTCGCGGGTTTTGCCGTCTATTACTTTTAAAAGCAGTTTTTGGATACACTCTAACTGCAACGGTTTGGTTTCATGGAAACTGTAAATATCGTCGTTGCCGTTGCCGCCCTCACGGTTGCTTGAAAAGAAACCTTGTTTGGTGTTTGGGTCGATATAATACGCAAAATCATCTGCATTGCTGTTGATTGGTGCTCCTACGTTGTGGATTTCCCCGGGTTGGCTGTTTCTGTCTAATTTCGTGGCATATACATCTAACCCGCCTAGTCCTACTCTACCGTCGCTTGAAAAATACAATTCCCCACTTTCGGTTACAAACGGAAAGGTTTCTCTGCCTTCGGTGTTGATCCCCTCACCCATGTTTACAGGGCCGCCAAAAGCGCCTGAGGGATGAATCGCCACCTGCCACAAATCCGATCCGCCGAAACCTTCCGGACGGTCGCTCGCAAAATACATCGTGGCTTCGTCTTGGCTTAAGGTGGGGTGTGCCGTGTTGTAGCCGTCCATATTGAACGATAGTTCCGTTACATTTTCCCATTTGCCATCCACGTTTTCTGCACGGTAGATTTTAAGCTTCGTGTTTTTGTCGGCATCGTATTTACGGGTATGGTTGATGTAGTTGTTGCGTGTGAAATACATCGTGTTGCCGTCTTTGGTAATCACCGCTGTTGATTCATTAAGTGGTGATTTTACCTTGCCTTTCAATCGGGTTACTTTGTCGTCTTTTGTTGCCGTTTCGGCTACGCTGTACAAGCTGGTAAAGGCATCACCTGTCCAGGTGTGTTCGCGTTTGTGCAAGCTGCCTGTGTCGCGCGCGCTGGTAAAGTACAATTGGTTGTTGTGTACATAACTCCCGTAATCGGAATAAGGCGTGTTGATCTCTAAGTTCTTAATCTGGTCGTAGCGACCTGAATTGGCTTGTATCTGCTTTTTAAGCGCGGCTTCGTTCTGGCGGATTTTTGACCGCTGGGTGTGGCTGCCGGCTTTGCTTACAAACTGGTCGTAATACTTTTTTGATTCGCTTTCTTTGCCCACGTGTTGCAAGGTTTGGGCGTAGCGGTAATAGTACTCACTGCCTATGTTTTCGTTGCCAAATTCTTTGAACAAGCGTTCGTAGTGCTTTTGGGCTTCGCCATAGCGCGCATTGAAATAGTAGGCGTTGCCTAACTTTTCTAGTACATCCTTCCCCGCATAACCGCGGTTGGCTACTTTCTCGTAAATGCCAATCGCATCTACATAAGCCCAT containing:
- the gltX gene encoding glutamate--tRNA ligase translates to MTKPVRVRFAPSPTGPLHIGGVRTALFNYLFAKKNQGVFYVRIEDTDQSRFVPGAEAYIFEALKWLGIEPDETVGVNEQFGPYRQSDRKDLYQQYALDLVHKGFAYYAFDTSEELDALRKNAETNGNTFIYNHSVRETLNTSLNMTNEELEARLFNNDPYVIRFKMPIDEKLTLNDMIRGEVTFDTGLLDDKVLYKSDGMPTYHLANIVDDHLQQTSHVIRGEEWLPSLPLHYLLYRSFGWDAPEFAHLPLILKPVGNGKLSKRDGDKLGFPVFPLDWETASGEKSMGYREQGFFPEAVVNFLALLGWNDGTDKELFSMDELIKLFDLSRVNKSGAKFDPEKNKWFNHQYLIEKENADLLPYLKTVLNEKQIVVDDHKIEKIIGLIKDRANLTTDLFHLSDFFFVTPKKYEEKAAKNWKEDTSDFMQQIISVIENVKFFEAKEIETAVKNWIQENELGMGKIMQPLRIAMVGAMKGPDLFEIISLLGKEEAVQRLHNAINNFKK
- a CDS encoding DUF6327 family protein, whose amino-acid sequence is MKTKYTSYEEVNKELEILKLEREISIRKIGVNAENTLELFSPNRLITQGLTSLGNSVKHSKGIKTLVLSTVFKFLFNKILKK
- a CDS encoding YtxH domain-containing protein, yielding MGKTGNTLVAILAGAAVGAVAGVLLAPEQGEKTRKKISDGFKSGTDDLNCKMDELKNQVKSLISSRKGDFESSFNSLLNKADDKKEDVIASLERKLAELKGQASNAVDKAKDMTNKAADNIKSELK
- a CDS encoding OmpA family protein — encoded protein: MKKGIYTAALFTAFMLGNTGAQAQAGLNTADKDYNQWAYVDAIGIYEKVANRGYAGKDVLEKLGNAYYFNARYGEAQKHYERLFKEFGNENIGSEYYYRYAQTLQHVGKESESKKYYDQFVSKAGSHTQRSKIRQNEAALKKQIQANSGRYDQIKNLEINTPYSDYGSYVHNNQLYFTSARDTGSLHKREHTWTGDAFTSLYSVAETATKDDKVTRLKGKVKSPLNESTAVITKDGNTMYFTRNNYINHTRKYDADKNTKLKIYRAENVDGKWENVTELSFNMDGYNTAHPTLSQDEATMYFASDRPEGFGGSDLWQVAIHPSGAFGGPVNMGEGINTEGRETFPFVTESGELYFSSDGRVGLGGLDVYATKLDRNSQPGEIHNVGAPINSNADDFAYYIDPNTKQGFFSSNREGGNGNDDIYSFHETKPLQLECIQKLLLKVIDGKTRDIITDANVTLYNNLYGELESSNRYQNDGYVFNNTFKCGETYRLKAEKEGYTTQEDVVLLPNESGVTEHTIVLEPAKTPVKVGDDLFKVLKLNPIYFDLDKYNIRPDAAAELAKVLAVLEEYPTMKIDIRSHTDSRASHKYNDRLSENRAKSTREWLIDQGISSSRLTSKGYGERQLVNECADGVKCSEEAHQANRRSEFIIVEM
- a CDS encoding helix-turn-helix domain-containing protein, which codes for MVKKTQEVISKPNYSKIYQDLITKRFPERLKEFDFFGEKDILTSLEVIELNELLFNNNRTEQHFSEQRYKAYDKQTILRILKYQHKEKINNKELAAHFKLSINTIKNWRKVFAAHLNTF
- a CDS encoding winged helix-turn-helix transcriptional regulator, which gives rise to MASNHFVNECADGVKCSKLKFFLHREVFAQVPPKGIYTLTEKGESLRPLFSMLSQWGIEQVLEPRRKSENEIFFLKLRIKTKNMYQ
- a CDS encoding SPFH domain-containing protein; its protein translation is MDFTLYIIVAVIIFIIASSLFTVKQQTAVIIERFGKYQSIRNSGLQMKIPVVDRVAGRLNLRIQQLDVIIETKTKDNVFVKMKVSVQFKVVQERVYEAFYKLEYPHDQITSYVFDVVRAEVPKLKLDDVFERKDDIAIAVKRELNDAMVTYGYDIINTLITDIDPDVQVKHAMNRINAADREKTAAEYEGEAERIRIVAKAKAEAESKRLQGQGIADQRREIARGLVESVDVLNRVGINSQEASALIVVTQHYDTLQSIGAENNSNLILLPNSPQAGSDMLNNMVASFTASNQVGEAMKKSSMKDKDYKPKRNLPPQTDFPSKSSTEE